One stretch of Methyloversatilis sp. RAC08 DNA includes these proteins:
- a CDS encoding peptidoglycan DD-metalloendopeptidase family protein: MNRSLFAVPVLCLLLASCAGTRPAPVEVRPPVGAPPAAVPATPPAAAASAQRPGVHIVAKGDTLFSIALEYGQDWRDLVIWNRLENPNLIRLGQELRVAAPEGGMETRPIAAPGVESRPLDTPAPSAPAVTEPLPAAADAMLKREPRGGVEPYSEATLDRIRSAGITPQPPVAAVAATMPAAPASTAGAAGAGAPAIVTPPDAVRTEDGVEWSWPASGRIIGRFGEGSNKGVDVSGRTGDPVLAAAGGRVVYAGDAMRGYGKLVIVKHDNTFLSAYAHNSKILVQERDTVKRGQRIAELGDSDTEAGKPRLHFEIRRQGKPVDPMKYLPPR, translated from the coding sequence ATGAATAGATCGTTGTTCGCGGTGCCGGTGTTGTGTCTGCTGCTTGCGTCATGCGCAGGCACGCGGCCGGCGCCGGTTGAGGTCCGTCCGCCGGTGGGTGCGCCACCCGCCGCGGTACCGGCCACGCCCCCCGCTGCGGCCGCCTCCGCACAACGCCCCGGCGTACACATCGTCGCCAAGGGCGACACGCTGTTCAGCATCGCGCTCGAATATGGTCAGGACTGGCGCGATCTGGTGATCTGGAATCGACTCGAAAACCCCAATCTGATCAGGCTCGGGCAGGAACTGCGTGTTGCTGCGCCGGAGGGTGGCATGGAAACCCGCCCGATCGCCGCGCCGGGCGTTGAATCGCGACCCCTGGACACGCCTGCTCCGAGCGCGCCGGCAGTGACCGAGCCGCTTCCCGCGGCAGCGGACGCGATGCTCAAGCGCGAGCCGCGCGGCGGCGTTGAACCGTATTCTGAAGCGACACTCGACCGCATTCGTTCGGCCGGGATAACGCCTCAGCCGCCGGTTGCAGCCGTCGCGGCCACAATGCCCGCTGCGCCGGCGTCAACAGCCGGTGCTGCAGGGGCCGGCGCACCCGCCATCGTGACACCGCCGGACGCCGTACGTACGGAAGACGGCGTCGAGTGGAGCTGGCCGGCGAGCGGCCGCATCATCGGACGCTTTGGCGAAGGCAGCAACAAGGGCGTCGATGTTTCGGGTCGTACCGGCGACCCGGTTCTGGCAGCTGCCGGCGGTCGCGTGGTGTACGCCGGCGATGCCATGCGCGGTTATGGCAAACTGGTCATCGTCAAGCACGACAATACGTTTTTGTCCGCTTACGCGCACAACAGCAAGATACTGGTTCAGGAACGCGACACGGTAAAGCGCGGTCAGCGTATCGCCGAGCTGGGCGACAGCGACACCGAAGCCGGCAAGCCCCGTCTGCACTTTGAAATACGGCGCCAGGGCAAGCCCGTCGATCCGATGAAGTATCTGCCACCGAGATAA
- the rpoS gene encoding RNA polymerase sigma factor RpoS yields the protein MSDLSQPEDAEPAEPVDDDAVAGELDGVEVASEPVEAPEAEFLGDATQLYLNEIGANPLLTPEEELALSRRVRLGDFEARQTMIERNLRLVVNIAKHYLNRGMPLLDLVEEGNLGLIHALEKFDPERGFRFSTYATWWIRQNIERAIMNQSRTIRLPVHVVKELNQVLRAMRNLEARSGGDCCAEDIATLLAKPVEDVRHILSLNEHTASLDAPLDIDPSLSIGESLADDNQEGPEEQIQNAEIGSLVQAWIAQLNDKQRTVIEYRYGINNREIATLEELADQLSLTRERVRQIQLEALAQLRKILRRAGVSRDVLL from the coding sequence ATGTCCGATCTTTCGCAACCCGAAGACGCCGAACCGGCTGAGCCCGTCGACGACGATGCCGTCGCGGGCGAGCTGGATGGCGTCGAGGTCGCGTCCGAGCCGGTCGAAGCGCCCGAGGCGGAATTCCTCGGCGATGCCACCCAGCTCTACCTGAACGAGATAGGTGCCAACCCGCTGCTGACGCCGGAGGAAGAACTCGCCCTGTCGCGCCGCGTGCGCCTGGGTGATTTCGAAGCGCGCCAGACCATGATCGAGCGCAACCTGCGCCTGGTCGTGAACATCGCAAAGCACTATCTGAACCGCGGCATGCCGCTGCTCGACCTCGTGGAAGAGGGCAATCTCGGCCTGATCCACGCGCTGGAAAAGTTCGATCCGGAACGCGGTTTCCGCTTCTCCACCTACGCCACGTGGTGGATACGGCAGAACATCGAGCGCGCGATCATGAACCAGTCGCGCACCATCCGGCTGCCGGTACACGTGGTGAAGGAACTGAACCAGGTGCTGCGCGCCATGCGCAATCTGGAGGCGCGCAGCGGTGGCGATTGCTGTGCCGAGGACATCGCAACCTTGCTCGCCAAGCCGGTCGAGGACGTGCGGCACATTCTGTCGTTGAACGAGCACACGGCTTCGCTCGATGCACCGCTCGACATCGATCCGTCGCTTTCGATCGGCGAGTCGCTCGCCGACGACAATCAGGAAGGGCCTGAGGAGCAGATCCAGAACGCAGAGATCGGCAGCCTGGTGCAGGCCTGGATCGCCCAGCTCAACGACAAGCAGCGCACGGTGATCGAGTATCGCTACGGCATCAACAACCGCGAGATCGCCACCCTGGAAGAACTGGCAGACCAGCTGAGCCTGACGCGCGAGCGGGTGCGCCAGATCCAGCTCGAGGCGCTCGCCCAGCTGCGCAAGATCCTGCGTCGGGCGGGTGTGTCGCGCGACGTGCTGCTGTAG
- a CDS encoding protein-L-isoaspartate(D-aspartate) O-methyltransferase, with product MTAADASLSLTRARARMVERLRVSGIRDEGVLAAMQSIPRHQFIEEALGTRAYEDTALPLGFQQTISQPFVVARMIELLRAGGRPLGKTLEVGAGCGYQAAVLSKLASDVYAIERIAPLLERAKRNLRPLRLPNVRLKHADGMIGLAAEAPFDTIIVAAAAAAVPKALLDQLAEGGRLVIPVGTTDQSLRLIERQPQRYVESKLDAVRFVPLLPGVE from the coding sequence ATGACGGCAGCGGACGCAAGTCTGAGCCTGACGCGTGCGCGCGCCCGGATGGTTGAACGGCTGCGTGTTTCCGGCATCCGCGACGAAGGCGTTCTGGCTGCAATGCAGTCCATACCGCGTCATCAGTTCATCGAAGAGGCACTCGGCACGCGCGCCTACGAGGACACTGCGCTGCCGCTCGGCTTCCAGCAGACCATTTCGCAGCCCTTTGTCGTCGCACGGATGATTGAACTTCTGCGCGCTGGCGGACGTCCTCTCGGAAAGACGCTTGAAGTCGGAGCCGGGTGTGGATATCAGGCGGCCGTATTGTCGAAGCTCGCCAGTGACGTGTATGCCATCGAGCGCATTGCGCCACTGCTGGAACGTGCCAAGCGCAACCTGCGTCCTTTGCGGCTGCCGAATGTTCGCCTGAAACACGCAGATGGCATGATCGGCCTGGCTGCCGAGGCGCCGTTCGATACAATCATCGTAGCGGCGGCGGCGGCGGCGGTGCCCAAGGCCTTGCTCGATCAGTTGGCTGAAGGCGGGCGACTCGTGATTCCCGTCGGTACCACCGACCAATCGCTGAGATTGATCGAAAGACAGCCGCAGCGCTATGTCGAATCGAAACTGGACGCGGTGCGCTTCGTGCCGCTGTTGCCGGGGGTTGAATGA